One window of Cytophagales bacterium genomic DNA carries:
- a CDS encoding OmpA family protein, whose protein sequence is MRYFCYFIFSTIIITSHAQDVQWASKVLDFSTQYGSRQYSAEQVLGPPDKLPSHGSSPNAWAAKLDGALNRKQVKGAERLKVGYKKPMKIQQVVIAENFNPGAVEKVFLFDTKDNKHEVYSGEVGLAADSSRMFNVFFPMTDYKVKAVEIIIQCGKIPGWNEIDAIGISESEQPVKVEINVVPDLQFSSVPENLGININSKYKDLGPVISPDGKTLFFVREAHPKNVGKKVNKNDQDIWVSELDEDDNWQPANNIGSPLNNYGYNFVNAITPDGNTILVGGNYPKVKKKKQTFLHGHIAQKNYTLGTYLPGVSIAHKTAKGWSFPKQQQITNYYNYYNYVSYYLANDGKTLLMSVDRRDSYGERDIYVSFLEHDNFWTEPKNLGNDINTAADDYSPFLAADGVTMYYATSGFATYGNSDIFITKRLDDTWQHWTVPQNLGPQINTSGIDAHYTIPASGKYAYFVSNTVSIEAGRGGFGKEDIFRIKLPEKIKPKPVLMIAGKVIDTKTQQPIEATIIYQTLPEGKEAGRARSHPLDGKYKIVLPVGKHYSFLAEAPGYIGVNKSLKVLDGTINYENLPPIEIFRIGFEEGRRIIITETRQMDDITIKSLHQEYIFDTLSSETIYQVCFQEGKMLSDAGKSFLYDDELKKLISQYDFQNLSAYEIYRLGLKLGKKLIADELENLKVSRTPGWVLSNLTENLPESSNAETALLLEFSADEVCKIGLGHGKLFKTGEEYLLIDKYQEFAFDLELVPVEEGQTVRLNNIFFQYGKAELKKESFVELNRLLEFMKENKSMKIEIAGHTDRAGTLEYNIDLSRKRAQAVANYLIENGIKQERLLVTGYGESKTISTDNTEEGRRLNRRVEFTILKK, encoded by the coding sequence GTGAGATACTTTTGCTATTTTATTTTTTCAACAATCATAATCACGTCTCATGCCCAAGATGTCCAATGGGCATCCAAAGTCCTTGATTTTTCCACTCAATATGGCAGCAGGCAATATTCCGCTGAGCAGGTATTGGGTCCGCCTGATAAATTACCTTCGCATGGCAGCAGCCCGAATGCCTGGGCCGCAAAGCTTGATGGTGCGTTAAACAGAAAACAGGTAAAAGGTGCCGAGCGGTTAAAGGTTGGCTATAAAAAGCCGATGAAGATACAGCAAGTAGTGATTGCAGAAAATTTTAATCCCGGTGCAGTAGAAAAAGTATTTTTGTTTGATACCAAAGACAATAAACATGAAGTGTATTCTGGTGAAGTCGGCTTAGCTGCTGACAGCTCTCGCATGTTCAATGTATTTTTTCCAATGACTGATTACAAAGTTAAAGCTGTAGAAATTATTATTCAGTGTGGCAAAATTCCCGGCTGGAATGAAATTGATGCAATCGGCATTTCTGAGTCAGAACAGCCGGTGAAGGTGGAGATCAATGTAGTGCCTGATCTGCAATTTAGCTCAGTGCCTGAAAACCTTGGCATCAATATTAATTCAAAATATAAGGATCTGGGACCTGTTATTTCACCAGATGGCAAAACGCTCTTTTTCGTCCGGGAAGCACATCCTAAAAACGTTGGGAAAAAAGTCAACAAAAATGATCAGGATATTTGGGTAAGCGAATTAGATGAAGATGATAATTGGCAGCCAGCTAACAATATAGGCAGTCCTTTAAATAATTACGGTTATAATTTTGTCAATGCCATTACACCCGATGGAAATACAATATTAGTAGGGGGGAATTATCCCAAAGTCAAAAAAAAGAAGCAGACCTTCTTACACGGTCACATAGCGCAAAAAAATTACACGCTTGGCACTTATTTACCAGGTGTTTCTATAGCTCACAAAACTGCCAAAGGCTGGTCATTTCCCAAACAGCAACAGATAACCAACTATTACAATTATTATAATTATGTAAGCTATTACCTTGCTAATGATGGTAAAACGTTGTTAATGTCGGTTGACCGTAGAGATAGTTATGGTGAAAGGGATATATATGTGAGCTTTTTAGAGCATGACAACTTCTGGACAGAACCCAAAAACCTGGGAAATGATATTAATACTGCTGCTGATGACTATTCTCCCTTTTTGGCTGCCGATGGCGTTACAATGTATTATGCCACTTCTGGCTTTGCTACCTACGGAAACAGCGATATTTTTATCACTAAAAGGTTGGATGATACCTGGCAGCACTGGACAGTGCCACAAAATCTTGGACCTCAAATAAATACTTCAGGCATTGATGCTCATTATACGATTCCTGCCTCCGGGAAATATGCATACTTTGTTTCTAATACAGTTTCTATCGAAGCAGGCCGGGGAGGGTTCGGTAAAGAAGATATCTTCCGTATCAAGCTCCCGGAGAAAATTAAGCCCAAACCGGTTTTAATGATTGCCGGCAAAGTAATAGACACAAAAACCCAGCAACCCATTGAAGCCACAATAATTTATCAAACCTTGCCGGAAGGTAAAGAAGCAGGAAGGGCAAGATCACATCCTTTGGATGGAAAATACAAAATTGTGCTGCCGGTAGGAAAGCATTACAGCTTTCTGGCCGAAGCGCCAGGCTATATTGGTGTTAATAAAAGTTTGAAAGTGCTTGACGGAACCATCAACTATGAAAACCTTCCACCTATAGAGATATTCAGGATCGGGTTTGAAGAAGGCAGAAGAATTATCATTACAGAAACCCGGCAGATGGATGATATTACTATTAAGAGCTTACATCAGGAATATATTTTTGATACCCTCTCTTCTGAAACAATTTATCAGGTCTGTTTCCAGGAAGGAAAAATGCTTTCTGATGCTGGTAAATCTTTTTTATACGATGATGAACTGAAAAAATTAATCTCTCAATACGACTTTCAAAACCTTTCAGCATACGAAATATACCGGCTGGGACTCAAGCTCGGCAAAAAGCTTATTGCTGATGAATTGGAAAACTTGAAAGTGAGTAGAACACCCGGTTGGGTTTTAAGTAATTTAACCGAAAATTTACCTGAAAGTTCAAATGCTGAAACAGCGCTACTTCTAGAGTTTTCTGCTGATGAGGTCTGTAAAATTGGTTTAGGGCACGGTAAGCTGTTTAAGACGGGTGAAGAATATTTGCTCATTGATAAATACCAGGAATTTGCCTTTGATCTGGAGCTGGTTCCCGTTGAAGAAGGACAGACTGTAAGGTTAAACAATATCTTTTTTCAATACGGTAAAGCAGAGCTGAAAAAAGAGTCATTCGTAGAATTGAACCGCTTGCTTGAATTTATGAAAGAAAACAAATCCATGAAAATAGAAATTGCCGGCCATACGGACAGGGCAGGTACTCTTGAGTACAATATAGACTTATCTCGAAAAAGAGCACAGGCAGTAGCTAATTATTTAATAGAAAATGGTATCAAGCAGGAAAGGTTACTTGTGACAGGATATGGGGAAAGCAAAACTATCAGTACCGATAATACCGAAGAAGGGAGACGGTTGAACAGAAGGGTGGAATTTACTATTTTGAAAAAATGA
- a CDS encoding OmpA family protein, with protein sequence MRYFCYFIFSTIITTSRAQDVQWASKVLDFSTQYGPKQYSAKQVLGPPGKLPSHGSSPCAWAAKLDGSLNRGQVSGEERLKVGFEYAMKVRQVVIAENYNPGAVEKVFLFDIEGNKYEVYSDTVGEISERSRMFNIFFPLTDYKVKAVEINLQCGKVQGWNEIDAIGISDSVQPVIAEINVVPDLVFNSEPINLGLNINTTYQELKPVISPDGKTLFFVREGHPENLGRKTSKDDQDIWVSEMDTNGNWKPALNISVPLNNNDYNFVGSITPDGNLLLLGGVYEKARKRSLFRGYLWPKSKDYGTLSPGVSMAYKKIKGWTFPEKLKIANYYNESSYVSYYLANDAKILLMSLDRRDSYGARDLYVSFLTNNKTWTEPQNLGSGINTAADDFSPFLAADGVTMYYATEGFATYGSNDIFMTTRLDDSWQRWSVPQNLGPVINTTGNDAYYTIPASGEYAYFVKSPSPPLTPSPPESEKRGIGETEKRGRQFTDSPIHPRLPAPREGLVGGQAFTDSVRNNGGGGFRGAVGAVGAEDIYKIKLPDAIKPQPVLMIAGKVIDSKTQKPIGATVIYQIFPEGKEAGRARSHPLDGKYKIVLPVGKYYSFHAEIPGYIGVNENLHVLDGSLNYKNLPPLEIFRIGLEEGKRLIAAETYMMDDITIGRLHQQYDFNTLPSEKIYMVCLQEGEMLASVGKAFLYDKELKKIIAQFDFKNLSAYEIYRLGLVLGKKLIAEELQKLKVKRSVNWAITETAISLPRVPGADQKIFVELAADEVCKIGLKKGKLIKTSEEYVLIDKYQEFSLDLQLVPIEEGQTVRLNNIFFEYDKADLKKESFVELNRLVKFLKENETVKIEIAGHTDIIGSIDYNLALSQRRAQAVADHLIQSEISKERMLVKGYGESKIVTSDDTEEDRQLNRRVEFTILKK encoded by the coding sequence GTGAGATACTTTTGCTATTTTATTTTTTCAACAATCATAACCACATCTCGTGCACAAGATGTCCAATGGGCATCCAAAGTCCTTGATTTTTCTACTCAATATGGCCCAAAACAATATTCTGCAAAGCAGGTATTGGGGCCGCCAGGCAAATTGCCATCACATGGCAGCAGCCCGTGTGCATGGGCAGCAAAGCTTGACGGTTCTCTGAACAGAGGACAGGTAAGCGGAGAAGAAAGGTTAAAGGTCGGCTTTGAATACGCCATGAAAGTCCGGCAAGTTGTCATTGCCGAGAACTATAATCCCGGTGCAGTAGAGAAAGTGTTTTTATTTGATATAGAAGGGAATAAATATGAAGTTTATTCAGATACGGTAGGAGAAATATCTGAAAGATCACGTATGTTTAATATTTTTTTCCCGCTTACAGATTATAAAGTCAAAGCAGTAGAAATTAACCTTCAATGTGGCAAAGTTCAGGGCTGGAATGAAATTGATGCGATCGGCATATCTGATTCTGTACAGCCTGTAATAGCAGAGATCAATGTAGTGCCTGACCTGGTATTTAATTCTGAACCAATCAACCTGGGACTAAATATTAACACAACATATCAGGAATTAAAACCTGTTATTTCTCCGGACGGCAAAACGCTTTTTTTTGTCAGGGAAGGGCATCCTGAGAATCTTGGAAGAAAGACCAGCAAAGATGACCAGGATATTTGGGTGAGTGAAATGGATACCAATGGTAACTGGAAGCCGGCACTTAATATAAGCGTTCCTTTAAATAATAATGATTACAATTTTGTCGGCTCTATCACACCGGATGGAAATTTGTTACTTTTAGGAGGTGTTTATGAAAAAGCACGTAAGCGAAGTTTATTCAGAGGCTACCTTTGGCCCAAATCTAAAGACTATGGTACATTAAGTCCTGGTGTTTCAATGGCTTACAAAAAGATTAAAGGATGGACATTTCCAGAAAAGCTTAAAATAGCCAACTATTATAATGAAAGTAGTTATGTAAGCTACTACCTGGCAAATGATGCTAAAATCTTGTTAATGTCTCTTGATAGGCGTGACTCTTATGGAGCAAGAGACCTGTACGTAAGCTTTTTAACAAACAACAAGACATGGACCGAACCACAAAACCTGGGATCCGGTATCAATACGGCAGCCGATGACTTTTCCCCCTTTTTGGCTGCAGATGGTGTAACCATGTATTATGCTACAGAGGGGTTTGCTACTTATGGAAGTAATGATATTTTTATGACAACAAGGTTAGATGATAGCTGGCAGCGTTGGTCAGTACCACAAAACCTGGGACCGGTAATAAATACGACTGGCAATGACGCTTATTATACAATTCCTGCATCAGGAGAATACGCATATTTTGTTAAAAGCCCAAGCCCCCCTCTAACTCCAAGCCCACCTGAATCGGAGAAACGGGGAATCGGAGAAACGGAGAAACGGGGCAGGCAATTCACCGATTCACCGATTCACCCCCGCCTGCCAGCTCCGAGGGAAGGCTTAGTGGGCGGGCAGGCATTCACCGATTCGGTAAGGAATAATGGCGGGGGAGGATTTAGGGGGGCTGTAGGAGCTGTGGGGGCTGAAGATATCTATAAAATCAAACTCCCCGATGCTATAAAACCTCAGCCTGTTTTAATGATAGCAGGTAAAGTGATTGATTCTAAAACCCAAAAACCCATAGGCGCTACGGTAATTTATCAAATTTTTCCCGAAGGGAAAGAAGCCGGACGGGCAAGGTCCCATCCGTTGGATGGAAAATACAAAATAGTGCTCCCGGTAGGGAAATATTACAGCTTTCATGCAGAAATACCAGGATATATTGGTGTAAATGAAAATTTACATGTTTTGGATGGATCTCTTAATTATAAAAATCTTCCTCCGTTGGAAATTTTTAGAATCGGCCTGGAAGAAGGTAAAAGGCTTATAGCTGCAGAAACCTATATGATGGATGATATAACTATCGGGAGATTACATCAACAGTATGATTTTAACACCCTGCCTTCGGAAAAAATTTATATGGTTTGTTTACAGGAAGGCGAAATGCTTGCATCAGTTGGCAAAGCTTTTTTATATGATAAGGAGCTAAAAAAAATAATAGCCCAATTCGATTTTAAAAACCTTTCTGCTTATGAGATATACAGACTGGGTTTAGTGCTTGGTAAGAAACTTATTGCTGAAGAATTACAAAAGTTGAAAGTTAAAAGATCAGTAAATTGGGCTATTACTGAAACTGCTATTAGCTTGCCCCGGGTACCCGGGGCTGATCAAAAAATTTTTGTAGAGCTTGCTGCCGATGAGGTTTGTAAAATTGGCTTAAAAAAAGGTAAGCTCATCAAGACAAGTGAAGAATATGTGCTTATTGATAAATACCAGGAATTTTCACTTGATTTGCAATTGGTACCTATTGAAGAAGGGCAGACTGTAAGATTAAATAATATATTTTTTGAGTATGATAAAGCAGATCTGAAAAAAGAATCATTTGTAGAGTTGAACAGGTTGGTTAAATTTTTAAAAGAAAATGAAACCGTAAAAATAGAAATCGCAGGTCATACAGATATTATAGGTTCAATTGACTATAACCTGGCCCTGTCTCAAAGAAGAGCACAGGCAGTAGCTGATCATTTAATACAAAGTGAAATCAGTAAAGAAAGAATGCTAGTTAAAGGATACGGTGAAAGTAAAATCGTAACTTCTGATGATACTGAAGAAGACAGACAATTAAACAGAAGGGTGGAGTTTACGATATTGAAGAAATGA